The stretch of DNA ATTCACATACTTCTGAGCCACATTCCGGGGCAGATCGCGAATAACAATATGGAACCGATTGCCGGAAATATCGGTCGGGCCAAAATGCTGCTTCGTCTGCCCCTGATAAACCAGCGTAAAGTTCTGCTGATTCAAATCCCGCCGCGGACCACGACTGATCGTCACATACTGCTGGGTAATCGCATGACGATCTTTGAGACCACCATAACTGATGTGCTCTCGCTTGATTTTCCATCGCCGCAAAATCGCTTCGATAGCTTCGGGAGTTCCCAGCGATGTCTTCGTAAGTTTATAGACGGCATAATTACCGCCCTGAATCTCAAACTCACTCAGTTCTTCAACCTGGAAATCTTCGGGGAGGCACTTCAATTTCATGCGTGCAGCCACAGCTGGAGTGGGCAAAAGCGTCGTTGGTTCCAATGAACGACAACAGTATAACGACCGCATTGACCACAAGCTATGGGTGTACGGAAAACCACATTTTTCGCGACCAGTAATGGGCTTCGTGGCGTCAATAATCCTCGTATCTATAATCCAGATAGAAGGTTATGGCTTAGACGACTCAGTAGCCTCGGTCGCTGCCGGTTGTGGATCCGCGGAAGGTTTCGCCGATTCCGGCGACAGAACCTTGGCAGAAACAATCCCATCGAGCTTGGGAAACTCCTTCGAAAGATAAGCATCGCCCAGCTTCTCAATCAGTGGCTGCTGTGGAAATTCGCCATACTCCGGGTTGATCTGATCAACGAATTCCATCCCTTTGGTTACAATTCCAAACGGACTGAAGCCCATCGAGTCCAGCCGACTATTATCAGCAAAATTGATAAATAACTGAGACGTGCGTGTATTAGGCCCCGATGTCGCAAACGTGACAGTTCCTCGGCCATTTGTTTGCTTGACGGGGTCATCCCGCAAGGGTGCACCATTCCACTTGGCATGCACCTGAGGATCAGCCGCAATCCCAAACTGAGCAACGAATCCTGGGACCACGCGGAAGAATTTCGCATTGTCGTAGAAACCACTCTTCACGAGTGTGTAAAAACGATCAGCCCCCCGTGGAGCCCAGTCGCGATGAACTTCCACGACGACATCGCCATTGGTTGTCGTCAGGAGCACTTCAAACAGATCCGGTGCCCGCTCATCATCCGGTGTTAACGACTCAGCATTCGCACCCTCCAAAGCCGGTGCTACGGGAGCCTTCGCATCCTTCATCACTGGTGCAGAATCACAGGCCAGTCCAGAACCCAGCAGTACAAAACTGAGAATTGTCCAAACGGCTTGACGCATCAAAACCGCGTAATTGCGAGTCATTCGAAGCATGGCGATACATCTCTTGATCTAAGGAAATCACCACTCCCTGGCGATCTGCCATCCATGAATCGTCACTCACACTGCAGCAAAATCTATCAAGTATCAACAGCGTAAAAATCAGTTTTACGCCTTATATTCCGAGAAAATCAGCGAAACGTTCTGACCACCAAATCCAAAGCTGTTCGACAACGCCCGGCGAACTTTTCGCTCACGAGCAGCATTCGGAATGTAATCCAGATCACAGTCAGGATCAGGAGTGGTGTAGTTAATCGTCGGTGGCGTCACACCATCGCGAATCGACAGCAGGCAGGTAATTGCTTCCACACTACCGGCGGCAGCAATCAGATGGCCCATCATGCTCTTGATGCTCGAAACCGGGATCTTGTAGGCCCCCTCACCAAAGGTCTGCTTAATGGCCAGAGTCTCAACTTTGTCATTCACTTCGGTGCTGGTGCCGTGAGCATTGATGTAGTCAATCTCATCCGTATTCAGCCCGGCATCCTGCAATGCCATCTTCATGCAGGCAATGGCACCCCGCCCTTCTGGATGAATATCTGTAATCCGGTAGGCATCGGCAGTTGAACCATAACCCACGACTTCACCGTAGATGTGGGCTCCACGCTTTTTGGCATGTTCGAGCTCTTCCAGAATCAGAATGCCGGCACCTTCGCCCAGTACGAATCCATCACGATCCTTATCAAATGGCCGTGAAGCCGTCTGCGGACTGCTGTTGCGAGTCGAAAGAGCTGTCAGCAGGTTAAAACCCGTTACTCCAAAGGGATGGATCATGCTGTGAGCACCACCCGAAATCATCGCATCGGCATCGCCCCGGCGGATGATTTCTGTCGCTTCACCAATCGCCTGGCTCGATGCCGCACATGCCGTCAGGCAATTCAGATTCGGCCCCTGAGCATTAAACACCGCAGCCAGATGTCCAGCTGTCATGTTCGGCTCCTGCTCCATTTCTTTCTGGGGATGCATGCGGGCCAATCCTTCCCGCGTGAAAACTTCCAGATCGACTTCTCCCGTCGCTGTGTTCTGGGCCTGAGCAATAATGCTCATGATCATCAGAAAATCCTGCTGCCCTTCACCTGCACCCAGGTAAACTCCCAGACGACCCGGATCGAGATCACTGTCCGATAAACCCGAATCATCATATGCCTGCCGGGCAGCACCCAGTGCGTAATGAATATTCTTACCGCTGAACTGGAACGGCGTCGTGTCAGCGACATATTTGTCGAGCTGAAACCCCTTCACTTCACCAGCAAAAGTCGTCGGGAATCGACTGGCATCGAAATGCGTAATCGTGCTGATGCCGCACTTCGCTTCCTGCTGGGCCTTCCACATCTCCTCAATCGAGTTACCTATGGGAGTAATGGCACCAATACCTGTAATGACTACTCGACGTCGCATATCGAAAACCTCAGGTGAACTTATCTGTCAGCAAGCTGACAAAACGATCCATTCAAATTTTATGGAGACTCTTTAGTGTCATACGCAATCGTCGAGTCTGCTGTTAACGTCCGCTTGTCATCTCGGGTGACTGGTGATATCTGGTCACTGGCTCTATCTGGTCACTGGCTCTATCTGGTCACTGGCTCTATCTGGTCACTGGTGAAATGAAAAGTTCGATTCACAACGCTGGGTTAACCAGAAACTTACGCCACAGGCCCGGAACCTCACGCGACAGGCAAAGTGGGGTCACCCGTCTTTCCCACGTCCAGTATTCCGCGCAAGAGTTCAAAAACAAAACTTTTCTGATCCACACGCACACTGCCGCTCTGCTCGGAATTCACATGAGCAAACAGAATCTCCCCTTCGGCCACCATTCGATCACCGACTTTGGCAGTCGCGGAAACCATGCCACCTTCGGCATTGGCTTCTTCAAGAGTCGTCCGATAAGTCAGCGTCTCACCAGGCGTGACGTAGCTGTGGAAGGTCATTCGCGGCACTTTGGCCAGAACAACCACCTTCGAAAACTGATGAGATTCTCCCAGCAGAATGCCACCCGTCTGTGCCAGACCCTCGAGGATCAGCGAGTGGGGCATTACCGGGAATCCCGGAAAGTGATCGTGGAGATGCTCCTCCGCCAGACTCACATTCTTGATCGAAACAGCTCGCTTGCCGCTTTCAAACTCGACAAAGCGATCAACCCACATCCAACGCATGGCAATCTCGAGAAACGAATAGGGGAAGCTACGACAAGGCAAAGCCCCTTCCGCATGCGAGAAGCTCCCCAGCCATGCATGCGGAAGGTGTTGCTGTTCGTTCCCATAACCTTCAGAAATCTCACCGGAATCGATCAGACGACATCCGATCGACTACGAGAGATCAACTCCGAAAATCAGGACAATTTACTCTCAAGAAAATTCACGATCATCTTCACTGTCAGAAGATCGGTCAGCTTCTCAACCTTAGGATCCTTGGCAAATGAGTCAATATCTGCGTGTGGCATTTTGGCTTTCAACTCAGCCACACCGGCGGGAGTCAAGACACCATTGGCCACGAAATTCGGATCAGCCGCTGTCACGTTCTCAGGCAAAAGTTCCGATCGGGGAATCTTGATCCCGAAAGCCTTCTCCAGCCGGAACAGAATGTCGAGAATATCAATCGACTCAGCACCCAGATCGCCAAACAGCGTCGAAGACTCTTTCACTTCGTCGTCATCAACTCCCAGGGCGTCGCACAGCGTTTCCCGGACCTTTTCGAAAATCTCATCGCGCGATGGCATCCACTCACTCCTTGAGCAGCCCGTTACGAGTTGACGTCTCTCGAAACAGTACCGCTTGTCGCGTCCGTATCTTACAGTCGCTCACAGATCTTGGCATTTCGGACGGACTTCTGCCAGATCGAACCCACGTCAGCGCTGCTGAAAACTTATGTTCAACACCCCTCGAAAAAATCGTCGAGGAGCAATACCAACCCTGCAATTAACCCATACCACCCAGAGTCAACCCGCCATCAACCTTCAAAGTTTGACCTGTGATATAACTGGCTTCATTCGAAACCAGAAAATGAACGGCGAAGGCAATATCGTCTGGTTGACCCAACCTCTTGCAGGGAATCGCTTTTTTAATCGTTTCACCGGCTGCGTTCACCACAGCCACCGTCATATCAGTCTCAATGAACCCAGGCGCCACGCAGTTCACAGTCACATTCCGCTTCGCCAGCTCGACCGCCATACACCGGCTGAACCCCTCAATGCCGGCCTTGCTGGCCGCATAATTGGCCTGGCCTGGATTCGAAAAATCTGCCGAAACACTCGACATGTTCACAATCCGACCATACCGGGCCGACATCATCGGTCGCGTCACTGCCTGGCAGAAATTGAAGACGCTGGTCAGATTCGTATCAATCACCGCCTGCCACTGTTCAATTGTCATTGTGGCCAGCAGTCCATCTCGAATAATGCCGGCATTGTTGACGAGGATGTCAATCTTACCCCACTTCTCGACGACCTGCTCCACCACCTGATCGCAAGCGGCTTTGTTGGCGACATCACACTTTAAAGCCCAGCTTTCGTGCCCGGATGCCTTCAGCTCCTCGACAATCGCCAGGGCTGGAGCTTCACTCGACTGATACACAAAGGCCACCTTGGCTCCCGCGCGGGCCAGCTTCAGCACAATCGCCTTACCAATCCCACGGCTGCCACCTGTCACCAGTGCGACGCGTCCAGTCAGATCCATACTTCATTCCTCGTCTTTAGTTCTTCAATCGATTGCTATTCAATGTTCAGCAGATCGATCATTGGATTTTCAGTGTGCTCAAGCCTCTTGGTTGCATCAGATTCACTGAGTCAGTTTTTCCAGTCACAACAGTACGGCAATTCAAACCTGCAACTTCAACTCACGACGCCAGCTCCTGCCCGGCAGGAGCTGCAGACCACAACGTGGGAAACAATTGTCTTAACCACGCGATTCGAGCCTCATCACTGGCTCTGGCCGAAGGATCACGATCTGCCACATTAAACTGTGTCAGCACAATTCTGGCACTGACTGCCGATTCCTGAGTGCTGGCCAGCACGCCAGACCCGGCAAACTCCCAATGCTGTGGACCGATCTTTTTCACCTTCATCGAAAGCTGTAGTTGATCGCCCGGTGCCACAAACGCGTTATATTTCAGAGCCCTGGTTTCCTTCAGCAAAATCGTGCTGTAAGAAAAATCGGTGCTGGCACGCATCAGCCACGCGCCGGTCTGAGTCAATGCCTCCAGCATGAAAACCCCGGGCAGCACCGGAAAACCCGGAAAATGATCGGCCAGGTATTCCTCGGCAATACTCACGTTCTTGACCGCCGTAATCGACTCGTTGGGCACGAGACTCGTAATGCGATCAATCAACTGAAAACGCATAGTGTTTCATTATCCGGGGATGGTTGATGACTGAGCGACTTCGCCAGCCACTCGACCCTGCACTGTTTACTCGCAGATTCGACCTCAGTATCTCCACGGATTTCCTGGAGATCACCCGAGATATGAAGCCGGCAAAACGGGCATGATAGGGTCTGAGCAACTCTGCCTCAACCCTTCTCGCGACAAAATATGTACTTGTGTTCATTTCAATACAAGATCTGCGAACTCTCAACCTTCGACGCCCGAGGCTTGCTTCTCTGGGCTGTCATGACCCGACAGATGATCACCAAACGGCCCGAAAGCAGCGTGACCCGGAACAAATTTCCTCGCTTTCAAGCCATAAACCCCGACCCCACCGCCAACCACAAAAGTGCGGCACTCACGAGAAACACCACACCGAAACTGCCCCACGGAACGGATCTGGCTCCAATCGGCAACCCGGCAAAAACCAGTGCCAACCACCGAAAAAAACCTACCCAGACCAATAGACTCGAAATCAGCACCAAACAGGCTCCAGGCAAAAGCGACAGTGAACCAAGTTCCACACGATCATCAGGCCCTGATCTCACCTGCCAGAGCGACAACAATGGCTGTGTGTCAATCAACCAGCCGGGCCAGGGGCTACTCAACAGGAACAGAGACACGCCGCCGGTGACTGCCAGCACCCCACTGGGGCAAACGGAAAATAAACCTTCCCACTCTTCAAAATACTGCAACCGACGACCAGTACGGAATGCCTCACTGATTCCCCATATGATCAGTCCATAGCCCACCACCATCACTGTCAGTTGCCGGGACATCCCCTCCCAACGTTCTACTTGAGCCTCGACCGGAACAGGCTCCAACAAACACAAAGACCAGACCCACCATCCCGTCCCGGCCATCAAAATCGTAGCCACCCATCGACTCCACTCCTCCTGCTTCAAAATCATCAAACCCGCTGCCAAGGCTGTCCAACCTCCGATCAGCGACCAGCCTAGACCCTCCATTGAGACTGGCAAAGCATCCGCTGCGATTCCGGGCATATTTCTTGGTGCCAACCAGCTCAGCACCCAGAGTCCGCTTAGCCAGCGAACCAACTGATGGCCGCTGAGCACTCCCTGCAGGGAACTCCTGGTGGTCTCGCCAACATTCGGTGAACGTCTGCATGGGCTCAACATCGCCGCCAGATCCAACCATAGGAAATGACCAGGAATCAGACAGAGCCTTCCAGCACAACCGGCCACCATCAGTACCCAGCCGACCTGCCCCCACGACTCTCCCTGCCAGCCTGCGGCGGGGTTTGACATCGACGTCAATCGGCTCTCTTGCTGATTCATGAGCAGTAGCCAGCCCGTCCAGACAAAGACCGCAGTCGTGCCCTGCCACAATAGCAACATGCCTTTGAGCCGACTTTGAATCACTACACGACGTGATTGATCTTCAGCAGCCTCGCAGTGAATGAATTTCAACAAAGTGAGCTGTATCAACTCCCACGCCAGCAAAGCCCCGCCCAGATGCGGCGAACTCAGCATCACGACTCCTAACCCCATAGTCAGCAGGAGCCACCAATCCCAGGCATCCATCTCGTCGAAACCTTCAACTTTGGCAGCCGTCGCAGGTTGTGAGACACCAACACGCTTTGTCATCCAACAGGAAAGAGCAGCACCACCCAGTGCCATACCGCTCCCGGCTGTCATGCAGATCAAAATCCCTCTGGAGAGCGGGTGGTGCATTGCTGCCTGGCTCCACACACCGGGCCAGTCAACAGCGCCCAGACTCATCAGTCCTGCCAGCCACGCTAGCAAAGAGAAAGGCCAACGCCTGGCGTCTGGCAAGACCATCATTCCGACCATCGCCAGGACAATCCACACCCCGCCCGCCAGATTCCAGTTCATCGTGACAGGAAATGTCATTCGCCCTCTTCTCTCAAAAAAGCCCGCAATCACTTAAAGCAGGTTCATCCATCAACACTCAATCAGCCAGATCAATCCCACGCTGGCCAATGCCGCCATCGTCATCGCCAGGAAGGTCCCCAGTGACAAATCATCGACTCGATCGACACGGATTGCTTGTGATTGACCCTGGTTGATGCCCTTCGCTTCCAGTTCTGGTAAAGCCGGGACTCTTTCCCTTCCCCAGAGCAGCTTCAACACCAGATTCAGCAGCGTCGAAATCAGAATCATCCAGCTCACCAACACGCCAGCCACCCACCATGTGGACTCATTCATCAGTAAACCAGACAGTTGCCACATCCCCAGGCCAATCGCTCCTGGAAGTCCCCCAGCCAGCAACCAACCGGCGACCCCCAGCATCCGCGACCAGCGCGGAATGTTTCGCGATAACCCACCCCAGGCATCCAGTTCCCGGCTCACATACTGACTCTCCAGATGGTGCAGGAGCAAGAGCATGACAGCCCCGCTCAACAGCGAACCCAGCACCAGGAGAACTGCCACATCACCGACAGTTTCACCACCCACCCCGATACATCGGGCAACCATTCCCAATTGCTGTACTGCCAGCACTGTATAGCCCACGATCTTCCGCAGATCACTTTGAGAAATCGCCAGACACGCCATCCACAGAGCACCACATAAAGCCACACCTCCCCACCAACCCGGCAATCCCTGCCCATGACTGGCAAATAAGGGCACCAGCACAGTCGATACATACCAGAGGCTGCTCATCGCCAACCCGCTGGTCAGTAGAATGGTGAGTGGCAAAGATTGGCCTGTTACCAGCAATCCCCACCAGCCATGCATCGGGAATAATCCGGCACGAATCCATATGCCCAGACCCAATAGAAACAGAACCATTCCCGAAGTTGTCGACCACACGCGCGACGACATTTCATTCTGCCGATTCCACTGTGCGATCTGGTTGATCAATTCACTCCAGCGGTACTCCGCCGGTGGTGCCACTGGCACAAGATCAGCCTTCAGCGGGGAAGAAATTGCCGACAACAGCAGCAGCGCCAGCATCAGGCATAAACTCGCCACCCCCTGCCAGATCAGCGTCGATGTCAGTTCACTTTTCGACTCTCTTCCGGAAACAGCCACTGCGAGACCGGCGGCATTGGCATGAGCCACCTTACGCTCGATCATCAACCCCCACAGCCCCACCAGCCAGCCCACATCGAAAGAGAACAGACTCCATCTCCAGTCCGTTGCCAGCCAGTTCCAGGTCCAGCATGTCTGTACACAAAAAATCACCAGCCAGCGGTGTTCAGCCCCATCATCGCTCCTCCTCCCTATCGGTGAAGAAGGCTGCTCTGAAAAAGTCGTGTAACGAGCCTTCTCTATCGAGCTGATCAAAGCCACCAGCAACGACAGCCCGAAGACCATCAGCCAGGAGAAATCATCGCTCGAAATCCAATGGTTCAACTCGTCCCAACCGGCGATCCCGTCACCTGATGAGCGCTGAGTCATCGAAGAATCGGTGAGTGACCCATCAACCACCAAAAACGTCGTTGCCCACTTCCAGAAGGAGCCGCTTTCCGAGGCAGTCAACCCAGAACCATGCCACCTCGCAGCGCACAGCAATGCCACAAACCACAGACTCACGTTGAACCACGGGAGCAGAGGCAGCATACGCCGCACACCCCCTGCTGAGGCTGGCCAGACCTTTGTTACCAGCAGGAAAAGTATCCCCACAAGTGGCAGCAGGCTGGCCAGAAGTGCCATTAGAAATAGCCATTCTGGCACGATCATTCCTTTGTCACAGCAGGTGGCAGCCAGCAGTCCTCAAACTCAACGTCTCACAAACAGCAACAGCCATAAACTGGCAGTCAGCACCAGCATGGTCATGTAAAGCGACAGTTGGCCAGTGTGCAACCCTCTGAGCCACATTCCAGCCTGTACTCCCAGTGAGCCGACCCGTTGCCAGCAACCGTCAATGACCAACCAGTCGCCCAGTCGCACCAGTTGGGCGATCCCTCGCACAGGAAGATGGATTCCCCAGAAGAATAACTTCTCCACCAGCAGATGGTCTCGCCCCAGTTCCAGAAGTGGCTTCATCATCTCTCCGCAGGTTCGCCATGCGAGCGCACGGACTGTTTCTCTTCCTAAAAGGATGGCCAATAGCCCCCCTGTCAGCGCCGTGCTAGCGATCAGCAGATTTCCCACTCGCCACGGAACTTGGCCGTGTTCGATGAAAGAGAGGAACAATTCCCCAGGGACTGCGAGCAAAACATAAACCCCCATCAGTAAACAGCTCGCCACGAACAGGGCCCATCCTCCAGGTCTTGGCTGATGCTCAACCTCTCGGGTGGCAGGCCACATGATCCCCATTGTCAGCCACAGCATGCCCAGCAGGATCGCCATTTGCTGCCAGAGCTTGACTCCTTCCAGATCAATGGGCAGCCAGGCCAGACTTAACCACCCCATGCCCATCCACCATCGATGCTGTCCAACGGGACTGATCAGCCACCATGCTCCCAGCACCCAACCTGAAAGCCACGAACATCGAGACCAGGCCTCACTCCAGTCGATCTCCGTGAATGATAAATCACCCGCCTCACCCGCCCATTGAAAAAACTGAAAAGCAGTCAGGCTCAACAAAGTGGCCAGCAACAAAGTGCATTGACCAGGATCGGACCACTGCTCGTTCCAGCCAGCGCTTTTCTTAGGCCCCTGAATTCCACTGCGATTCTGTTCAAGCACTCCGGCCCGAATCGGCACACGATCAATTCTGGGTTCATCCGCAGGCACAGCCAGCACTCGTCCAGAAAGAAACATCCAGCCGCACAAAACGACCGATATCGAACTGAGCTGTGATGCCAACTCCCGCCCCGCAGAACCTCCCGCCAGCGAAGCCTGAGCCATCAATGGCCAGCTGCGCTCCAGCAATAACACACCCGTACCAGCACTCAACACAGCGACAGCCAAGGCCAATCGGGGAGAGGCCAGTCCAACAACCTTTGTCGCACGTTCTCCCGCAGACAATTCCGCGATTGCCCCGGCAGACAACATCGCCGGAAACAAAAACAGTTTGGGTAAACACCCCAAGAACCAGCAGAGAATTCCCATCTCCAGCAGCCCAAACTCATAACTCCCCGGCAGCGCGGCCTTCACCCTCTCCAGATCTTCAAACCCATCAATTCGAAATCCCTGCACCAGCAGCATGGCAGCGACCAGCAGCAGCAAATCTCCCGGCAACTGATGCAACAGCCATCTCTGCAGCGAGATCAGCACTCGCGGAATCGATGCTGTTCGATCTCCCCATGCGAACTGACAGAGCAACACAGCCAAAGTGATCAGATGGGCTCCCACAATCAGCAACACCAGCGGGCAGGCAATCGCCAGCAGCACCAGCCCCAGCAAACCGACGGAAACACCCAGGGCGGCCATCTTGCCAGGAACCGCCTCACCGACAACCGTCGGAACCGAAGCCATGTGAGCCATGTTGACATTCTCAGAACGCTCAAAGCTCCGGAATCGAGCCCGACTTTCTGCCAGCATCAACGCCAGGCCCACTCCACAAAGCATGGCCAGAATCGCCATTCGAAGAGGGCTGATTTCCAGAAATCTTACAGCGTGACTGGAGTTGCCGTTTTCAATCCACTCTTCTCCCGATTCGACCATCGGCAAGACGCGAGAAACCACCCGCAAGACTTGGTTCGAAATTTCTATTGAAGTCTCATGGGCAGCTATGAATTGAGCTGGATTTCGGCCCAATCCTCCCCACCACACGGCACTCGCCAGAGCCAACGTACCGGTGATAAACCAGACCAGCAGACTTCCCCTCCAGGCCCAACTCAGGCTGTAAGATACGTCCCCCTCAGAAATCGCGTGCTGAGTCACCTGCTGGAAGCCTGGAGCCAGCACGTCGCCACCGTTTTCCACGCGCAGAGTCATTTCCTCACGCCGCTGTAAACGGCGATTTGCACGGAGCGTCCGCTGCTCTGGCAGCAACGCCAGCACCACCAACCAGCAGAGGGGAATCGCCAGCAGACTGAGGCAGATCATCCCTGAAATCGACGGCACGACCACTGACAATCCCCTCTTGTCCGGAAACCGGGCCTACTGGAACGAAGCTCGATCAGCCAGTCGAGCGGCCCCTTCCTGAGCCATTGCCTCTTCGTACTGTAAAGCCTGCTGCTGGTTCAAGCCGCGATCAATTTCTTCTGGCTCTGCGGAGGTTCCTGCGAGGTGATCCCCAGTTGATACGTTCGAAATACTCCACGCCACCAGAATCAACAGCCCAGCTACACACAGCAAAACGCCCCACAGCAATCCCCTCCCACCCTGATGGGCCGCAGGCCGGCTGAGCATCTGGATTGTCATTCCCAGAAATGCCACCGCAAGACTGCTGACCTGCTCTGGAAATCTTCCAGCCAACCCGCGGGAAAGTCCCACACAGATCATGACCAGACCG from Planctopirus ephydatiae encodes:
- a CDS encoding peptidylprolyl isomerase, with the protein product MLRMTRNYAVLMRQAVWTILSFVLLGSGLACDSAPVMKDAKAPVAPALEGANAESLTPDDERAPDLFEVLLTTTNGDVVVEVHRDWAPRGADRFYTLVKSGFYDNAKFFRVVPGFVAQFGIAADPQVHAKWNGAPLRDDPVKQTNGRGTVTFATSGPNTRTSQLFINFADNSRLDSMGFSPFGIVTKGMEFVDQINPEYGEFPQQPLIEKLGDAYLSKEFPKLDGIVSAKVLSPESAKPSADPQPAATEATESSKP
- the fabF gene encoding beta-ketoacyl-ACP synthase II, which gives rise to MRRRVVITGIGAITPIGNSIEEMWKAQQEAKCGISTITHFDASRFPTTFAGEVKGFQLDKYVADTTPFQFSGKNIHYALGAARQAYDDSGLSDSDLDPGRLGVYLGAGEGQQDFLMIMSIIAQAQNTATGEVDLEVFTREGLARMHPQKEMEQEPNMTAGHLAAVFNAQGPNLNCLTACAASSQAIGEATEIIRRGDADAMISGGAHSMIHPFGVTGFNLLTALSTRNSSPQTASRPFDKDRDGFVLGEGAGILILEELEHAKKRGAHIYGEVVGYGSTADAYRITDIHPEGRGAIACMKMALQDAGLNTDEIDYINAHGTSTEVNDKVETLAIKQTFGEGAYKIPVSSIKSMMGHLIAAAGSVEAITCLLSIRDGVTPPTINYTTPDPDCDLDYIPNAARERKVRRALSNSFGFGGQNVSLIFSEYKA
- a CDS encoding 3-hydroxyacyl-ACP dehydratase FabZ family protein, producing the protein MRWMWVDRFVEFESGKRAVSIKNVSLAEEHLHDHFPGFPVMPHSLILEGLAQTGGILLGESHQFSKVVVLAKVPRMTFHSYVTPGETLTYRTTLEEANAEGGMVSATAKVGDRMVAEGEILFAHVNSEQSGSVRVDQKSFVFELLRGILDVGKTGDPTLPVA
- a CDS encoding acyl carrier protein; protein product: MPSRDEIFEKVRETLCDALGVDDDEVKESSTLFGDLGAESIDILDILFRLEKAFGIKIPRSELLPENVTAADPNFVANGVLTPAGVAELKAKMPHADIDSFAKDPKVEKLTDLLTVKMIVNFLESKLS
- the fabG gene encoding 3-oxoacyl-[acyl-carrier-protein] reductase, which encodes MDLTGRVALVTGGSRGIGKAIVLKLARAGAKVAFVYQSSEAPALAIVEELKASGHESWALKCDVANKAACDQVVEQVVEKWGKIDILVNNAGIIRDGLLATMTIEQWQAVIDTNLTSVFNFCQAVTRPMMSARYGRIVNMSSVSADFSNPGQANYAASKAGIEGFSRCMAVELAKRNVTVNCVAPGFIETDMTVAVVNAAGETIKKAIPCKRLGQPDDIAFAVHFLVSNEASYITGQTLKVDGGLTLGGMG
- a CDS encoding 3-hydroxyacyl-ACP dehydratase FabZ family protein, translating into MRFQLIDRITSLVPNESITAVKNVSIAEEYLADHFPGFPVLPGVFMLEALTQTGAWLMRASTDFSYSTILLKETRALKYNAFVAPGDQLQLSMKVKKIGPQHWEFAGSGVLASTQESAVSARIVLTQFNVADRDPSARASDEARIAWLRQLFPTLWSAAPAGQELAS